A stretch of the Mycobacteroides immunogenum genome encodes the following:
- a CDS encoding oxygenase MpaB family protein, whose product MTENDVLPTESASYTHPYDYYWRPGIDLRPAPPRLRYDAMWTKSRQDILEPWMDFHEVPRETARTRLLVDHLWQGDELMDAVVDRIRKMPARHGRAMLNQALDHGIESVENPPAEFVALFEHLDNPPGWYDPELWERGRQLWNDSSLAAKYAMVIGDGFGTFVGDEVAYATGATGRFVNDTLRRNLETTAWFRKMTYRGALERFSQPFKDTVRVRLMHSMVRAGLRRSWGDQQFTQHGNPISNSMMMGAAMTFGLIPPLIDHHHGRTRTTADLEAAIMYWAYIAHVFGVAEELIPKTVAEGMETMDYMVAYAGGPSEWTDTMASSALGFVDKGVIGKFGRLALTPVLGLAAYFGGEELTRALVRATPLHNVRLQPWITIAGVAVRANIRLRRLTDKLPGSKYLARQRKGELLWWSATVVNQVLARLGGMHDTSYTHHDATAATPVGCPVPHAPRVST is encoded by the coding sequence ATGACCGAAAACGACGTTCTACCAACCGAATCGGCCAGCTACACACATCCGTACGACTATTACTGGCGGCCAGGCATAGACCTCCGCCCCGCGCCTCCGCGCCTGCGCTATGACGCGATGTGGACCAAGTCGCGGCAAGACATCCTGGAACCGTGGATGGACTTCCATGAGGTGCCCCGCGAAACGGCGCGCACCCGGCTCCTCGTCGATCATCTCTGGCAGGGCGATGAGTTGATGGACGCAGTCGTGGACCGCATCCGCAAAATGCCCGCGCGCCACGGCCGCGCGATGCTCAACCAAGCACTCGATCACGGCATCGAATCCGTGGAAAATCCGCCCGCGGAGTTTGTCGCATTGTTCGAGCATCTCGACAATCCGCCCGGCTGGTACGACCCCGAACTTTGGGAGCGGGGCCGCCAGCTGTGGAATGACTCATCGCTCGCCGCGAAGTACGCAATGGTGATCGGCGATGGTTTTGGCACCTTCGTGGGAGACGAGGTTGCCTACGCCACGGGAGCTACCGGCAGGTTCGTCAACGACACCCTGCGACGCAATCTCGAAACCACGGCGTGGTTTCGCAAGATGACCTATCGCGGCGCGCTGGAACGATTCTCCCAGCCCTTCAAAGACACCGTGCGCGTCCGGCTGATGCACTCCATGGTGCGGGCCGGGCTGCGCAGGTCCTGGGGCGACCAACAATTCACCCAGCACGGCAACCCGATCTCCAATTCGATGATGATGGGCGCGGCGATGACCTTCGGACTCATCCCACCGTTGATTGATCATCACCACGGGCGCACCCGCACCACGGCCGACCTGGAGGCGGCCATCATGTATTGGGCATACATCGCCCATGTATTCGGCGTCGCCGAGGAGCTGATCCCCAAGACCGTCGCCGAAGGTATGGAGACGATGGACTACATGGTCGCTTACGCCGGTGGACCATCCGAGTGGACCGACACCATGGCGAGCTCCGCGCTGGGCTTCGTCGACAAAGGAGTTATCGGGAAGTTCGGGCGACTCGCCTTGACCCCAGTACTCGGGTTGGCCGCCTATTTCGGCGGGGAGGAACTGACCCGGGCCCTGGTGCGCGCTACCCCGCTGCACAACGTCCGCCTACAGCCCTGGATCACTATCGCCGGCGTAGCGGTACGCGCCAATATCAGGCTACGACGGCTGACCGACAAGCTTCCGGGTTCCAAATATCTTGCCCGACAACGCAAAGGCGAGCTGTTGTGGTGGTCGGCAACTGTCGTGAACCAAGTATTGGCCAGGCTGGGCGGGATGCACGACACGTCTTACACCCACCACGACGCGACAGCGGCGACACCGGTCGGATGCCCGGTGCCGCACGCCCCGCGCGTCAGTACCTAG
- a CDS encoding TetR/AcrR family transcriptional regulator produces the protein MTEKVSRDDYFTAAFELLASGGKSALTTTAVCRRIGVTTGSLYHHFGSGAAFYRAVIDYWENDVTAAQRRRVDAVADPRERLAALEQAAREADHEVEKAIRSWAMADRYVAAAQQRVDQVRHEHLTKHYIEAGFGPVQADTLARIGFSILIGAQQFGTRVDHKRLNAALDEYSIWINSSVPTEATTSR, from the coding sequence ATGACCGAGAAGGTCTCCCGAGACGATTACTTCACTGCGGCCTTCGAGCTGCTGGCATCCGGCGGCAAATCCGCTCTGACGACAACCGCCGTCTGCCGCCGGATCGGCGTGACGACAGGTTCCCTGTATCACCACTTCGGCAGCGGCGCCGCGTTTTACCGGGCCGTCATCGACTACTGGGAAAACGATGTCACCGCCGCGCAACGTCGGCGTGTGGACGCGGTGGCCGACCCGCGCGAGCGGCTTGCGGCGCTGGAACAGGCCGCCCGCGAGGCCGATCACGAGGTCGAGAAAGCGATCCGTTCTTGGGCTATGGCCGACCGTTATGTCGCGGCGGCGCAGCAGCGCGTAGACCAAGTCCGCCACGAACACCTCACCAAGCACTACATCGAGGCGGGTTTCGGTCCAGTCCAGGCAGATACCCTGGCACGCATCGGATTCAGCATCCTGATCGGGGCCCAGCAGTTCGGCACCCGGGTGGATCACAAACGCCTCAACGCCGCACTCGACGAGTACTCGATCTGGATCAATTCGTCGGTGCCGACGGAGGCGACCACTTCCCGCTGA
- a CDS encoding putative quinol monooxygenase: protein MPTVVAFLYPQPDKRDEVRAALLETIPLVHDEPGCSLYTLHEAQDRFVFVESWASGEALAEHGKAPAVTAMFGKVGPLLSQPPEIVVAEAIPAGDPAKGDLVH from the coding sequence ATGCCCACTGTGGTCGCGTTCCTGTATCCCCAGCCCGACAAGCGCGACGAGGTTCGTGCCGCTCTCCTGGAGACCATCCCGCTGGTTCACGACGAACCCGGCTGCAGCCTGTACACGCTGCACGAGGCACAGGATCGATTCGTCTTCGTGGAATCGTGGGCAAGCGGAGAGGCGCTGGCCGAACACGGGAAGGCACCCGCCGTGACTGCCATGTTCGGCAAAGTGGGCCCGCTACTGAGCCAGCCGCCGGAAATTGTTGTCGCCGAAGCTATCCCGGCAGGCGACCCGGCCAAGGGCGACTTGGTGCACTGA
- a CDS encoding mycofactocin-coupled SDR family oxidoreductase produces MGKLDGKVAFITGAARGQGRAHAIKLASEGASIIAVDICAQIPSVEYPMATTEDLDLTIKEVDALGRAISAHETDVRDREALQAAFDAGVEALGPVDIVVANAGIATLTPACGDDGWRDVLDVNLTGVYHTIEVARPSMVKRGAGGSIVLTSSVAGLTGMVMDNPGGLAYTAAKHGLVGLMRSYANMLAPHNIRVNTIHPSGVATPMLINPITEKLFADGAPEGMSDTGNALPVVLMEPEDMANTVAWLVSEDARYITGVALPVDAGFTNRR; encoded by the coding sequence GTGGGGAAACTCGACGGCAAGGTCGCGTTCATCACCGGTGCCGCGCGCGGGCAGGGGCGTGCCCATGCGATCAAACTGGCCTCCGAGGGCGCCAGCATCATCGCGGTCGACATCTGTGCACAGATCCCTTCGGTGGAGTATCCGATGGCCACCACCGAGGATCTCGATCTCACGATCAAGGAAGTCGACGCCCTGGGGCGGGCCATCTCGGCGCACGAGACGGATGTGCGTGACCGGGAGGCACTGCAGGCAGCCTTCGACGCCGGAGTCGAGGCGCTCGGGCCGGTCGACATCGTGGTGGCGAACGCCGGAATCGCGACGCTGACTCCCGCGTGCGGAGACGACGGCTGGCGAGATGTGCTCGACGTCAATCTCACCGGCGTCTACCACACCATCGAGGTGGCACGACCATCCATGGTGAAACGTGGTGCGGGCGGTTCGATTGTGCTCACCAGTTCGGTGGCCGGACTGACCGGCATGGTGATGGATAACCCCGGCGGGCTCGCCTACACCGCGGCCAAGCACGGACTCGTGGGGCTCATGCGCAGCTACGCGAATATGCTTGCGCCGCACAATATCCGGGTAAACACCATCCACCCTTCGGGTGTCGCGACTCCGATGCTGATCAACCCGATCACCGAAAAGCTGTTCGCCGACGGAGCACCGGAAGGCATGTCCGATACCGGTAACGCCTTGCCGGTCGTGCTGATGGAACCCGAGGACATGGCCAACACCGTGGCGTGGTTGGTATCGGAGGACGCCCGGTACATCACCGGCGTCGCCCTTCCGGTCGACGCCGGATTCACCAACCGGCGGTAG
- a CDS encoding SAM-dependent methyltransferase — protein sequence MPKSNPAAQTAYGPMVIAAIEQHEPPGSRIVDDDLAACILPNGLRWFVRATAWTPLRHWLIRLGERSGQGAWSIFVCRKRYIDDQLAAASFDAVVDLGAGLDTRGCRLARSTPTPVFEVDQVVNIAAKQRAIRNALHAVPRSVHLVPVDFQRDELAEELQRAGHNPARRTFFIWEGVTQYIPETAVRATLAYLSTAAPGSRLAFTYVQRDFIDGSNLYGNSILYKRFRIRSQVWMFGLTPSAVPSLLAEYGWRVLEDVSGPEFAQRYLLPVGRRLSTTELERTVLAEKI from the coding sequence GTGCCGAAGTCGAATCCGGCCGCCCAGACCGCCTATGGCCCGATGGTCATTGCCGCGATCGAACAGCATGAACCGCCTGGTTCCCGGATCGTCGACGACGACCTCGCCGCGTGCATCCTGCCCAATGGACTGCGATGGTTCGTCCGCGCCACCGCGTGGACACCGCTGAGACACTGGCTGATCAGGCTCGGTGAGCGCAGCGGGCAGGGTGCGTGGTCAATCTTTGTATGCCGCAAGCGATACATCGATGATCAGCTCGCCGCGGCATCATTCGATGCCGTCGTGGATCTGGGCGCCGGCTTGGATACCAGAGGCTGCCGGTTGGCACGCAGCACGCCGACACCGGTGTTCGAGGTGGATCAAGTGGTCAACATCGCCGCCAAACAGCGGGCGATCCGCAACGCTCTTCACGCGGTGCCCAGGTCGGTTCATCTGGTACCGGTCGACTTCCAGCGCGACGAACTGGCCGAGGAACTACAACGCGCGGGGCACAACCCTGCCCGCCGCACATTCTTCATCTGGGAGGGCGTCACCCAGTACATTCCGGAAACCGCGGTGCGCGCCACTCTCGCATACCTGAGCACGGCGGCACCGGGCAGCCGCCTGGCCTTCACCTACGTGCAGCGCGACTTCATCGACGGTAGCAACCTCTACGGAAATTCCATACTGTACAAGCGTTTTCGGATACGCAGCCAAGTGTGGATGTTTGGCCTGACGCCAAGCGCGGTGCCGTCTCTGCTCGCGGAGTACGGCTGGCGAGTCTTGGAGGATGTCAGCGGCCCAGAGTTTGCGCAGCGGTACCTGCTACCGGTCGGCCGCAGACTCTCGACCACCGAGCTGGAACGGACCGTGCTCGCCGAGAAGATCTAG
- a CDS encoding ribonuclease J translates to MAVTPPENLRAPGPLADGALRVTALGGISEIGRNMTVFELRGRLLIIDCGVLFPGHEEPGVDLILPDIRHIEDRLEDVEALVLTHAHEDHIGAIPFLLKMRPDIPVVGSAFTLALVEAKCREHRITPKFVRVTEGERSTHGPFECEYFAVNHSIPDALAIAVHTEAGTILHTGDIKLDPLPPDRRPTDLPGLSGLGDRGVDLFLVDSTNSEVPGVGPSESEIAPTLNRLIETARGRVIVACFASNVARVQQIIDASVAHGRRVALVGRSMVRNMGIARDLGFLDVDDRDLINVEAANELAPQRVVLVTTGTQGEPMAALSRMARGDHRQITLTPDDLVILSSSLVPGNEEAVYGIIDSLAKVGTRVVTNTHARVHVSGHAYAGELLYLYNAVRPRNVMPVHGTWRHLRANAGLAVKTGVDEDRIVLAENGVSVDLHNERAGISGRVPVGKMFVHGLVDGDVSDATVGERLVLGNGGFVAVTVVIRSNGRPVGRPELFSRGFSDDAKALDPVTEMVIAELNALADQAVTDTGRIAQSVRRVVGKWVGETYRRQPMIVPTVLTVD, encoded by the coding sequence GTGGCGGTTACCCCACCCGAGAACCTGCGCGCGCCCGGACCGCTCGCCGATGGCGCACTGCGCGTAACGGCGCTCGGCGGCATCAGCGAAATCGGCCGCAACATGACGGTTTTCGAGCTCCGTGGACGCCTGCTCATCATCGACTGTGGAGTGCTGTTCCCCGGGCATGAGGAGCCCGGCGTCGATCTGATCCTGCCCGATATCCGCCACATCGAGGACCGTCTCGAGGACGTCGAGGCGCTGGTTCTCACCCATGCCCATGAAGACCACATCGGGGCCATCCCGTTCCTGCTGAAGATGCGTCCGGACATCCCCGTCGTCGGATCCGCGTTCACGCTCGCGTTGGTGGAGGCCAAATGCCGTGAGCATCGCATCACGCCGAAGTTCGTCAGGGTCACGGAAGGCGAGCGGTCCACGCACGGGCCGTTCGAATGCGAATACTTCGCGGTCAACCATTCGATACCCGACGCGCTGGCCATCGCCGTGCACACTGAGGCCGGAACCATCCTGCACACCGGCGATATCAAGCTCGATCCGCTGCCGCCGGACCGGCGCCCGACCGACCTGCCCGGTCTGTCCGGCCTGGGTGACCGGGGCGTCGATCTGTTCCTTGTCGACTCCACGAACTCCGAGGTACCCGGTGTCGGCCCCTCGGAAAGCGAGATCGCCCCGACTCTCAACCGGCTTATCGAAACCGCCCGCGGCCGGGTGATTGTGGCGTGCTTCGCCAGCAATGTGGCGCGGGTGCAACAGATCATCGACGCCTCGGTGGCACACGGCCGCCGAGTCGCACTCGTGGGCCGGTCGATGGTGCGCAACATGGGTATCGCCCGCGATCTCGGCTTCCTCGATGTCGACGACCGTGATCTCATCAACGTAGAGGCTGCCAACGAGCTTGCCCCGCAACGCGTTGTGCTGGTGACGACCGGTACCCAGGGTGAGCCGATGGCGGCGCTGTCGCGGATGGCGCGTGGTGACCACCGTCAGATCACGCTGACCCCTGACGATTTGGTGATCTTGTCGTCATCGCTAGTGCCCGGCAATGAGGAAGCGGTCTACGGCATCATCGATTCCCTCGCGAAGGTGGGCACTCGTGTGGTGACCAACACCCATGCGCGGGTGCATGTCTCGGGACATGCTTACGCGGGCGAGCTGCTCTACCTCTACAACGCGGTGCGTCCGCGGAACGTGATGCCGGTGCACGGCACCTGGCGGCACCTGCGCGCCAACGCCGGGCTCGCGGTCAAAACCGGTGTCGATGAAGACCGGATCGTCTTGGCGGAGAACGGTGTCAGCGTCGATCTGCACAACGAGCGCGCAGGTATCTCCGGCCGGGTACCGGTGGGCAAGATGTTCGTGCACGGGCTGGTCGACGGCGACGTCTCTGATGCCACGGTGGGCGAGCGTTTAGTGCTGGGCAACGGCGGGTTCGTGGCCGTCACCGTGGTGATTCGCAGCAATGGACGCCCGGTGGGCCGGCCGGAACTGTTCTCACGCGGGTTCTCCGATGACGCGAAGGCGCTCGACCCGGTAACCGAAATGGTGATCGCCGAGTTGAATGCGCTTGCCGATCAGGCTGTCACCGACACCGGCCGCATCGCACAGTCTGTGCGCCGGGTAGTGGGCAAGTGGGTCGGCGAGACATACCGGCGCCAGCCGATGATCGTGCCGACCGTCCTCACGGTCGACTAG
- the dapA gene encoding 4-hydroxy-tetrahydrodipicolinate synthase: MARLGTVLTAMVTPFDADGALDVDTAVRLAAHLVDSGCDGLVLSGTTGESPVTSDAEKLTLLREVVAAVGDRARIIAGSGTYDTAHSIKLSRECEAAGAHGLLVVTPYYSRPSQAGLLAHFTAVADAVNVPVILYDIPPRSVIPIDFHIIRELAAHPNIVAVKDAKGDLHGGAQIIAGTDLVYYSGDDPLNLPWLSVGAVGFVSVISHFVAGPLRELLAAYNVGDVETARKLNAQVAPITEACRRLGAVGAVKAGLRLQGIDVGDPRLPNVPPSPEQIEALAADMRAAGVL; encoded by the coding sequence GTGGCGCGGCTCGGCACCGTGCTCACCGCGATGGTGACTCCTTTCGATGCCGATGGCGCCCTTGACGTCGATACCGCGGTGCGGCTGGCCGCGCATCTGGTCGACTCCGGATGCGATGGGCTGGTTCTTTCCGGCACCACCGGGGAGTCTCCCGTAACTTCCGACGCCGAGAAGCTCACCCTGCTGCGCGAGGTGGTGGCGGCCGTCGGAGACCGCGCGCGCATCATCGCCGGGTCGGGCACGTACGACACCGCCCACAGCATCAAGCTGTCCCGCGAGTGCGAGGCTGCCGGAGCGCACGGGCTGCTGGTCGTCACTCCGTACTACTCGCGCCCTTCACAGGCGGGGCTGCTGGCGCATTTCACCGCTGTCGCGGACGCGGTAAACGTGCCCGTCATCCTGTACGACATTCCGCCGCGCTCGGTCATCCCGATCGACTTCCACATCATTCGTGAACTAGCCGCGCACCCGAACATCGTGGCGGTCAAGGATGCCAAGGGAGACCTGCACGGCGGTGCGCAGATCATCGCTGGCACCGACCTCGTCTACTACTCGGGCGACGACCCGCTGAACCTGCCCTGGCTGTCGGTGGGCGCTGTCGGATTCGTCAGCGTCATATCGCATTTCGTTGCCGGACCACTGCGCGAACTGCTGGCCGCGTACAACGTCGGTGACGTCGAGACCGCGCGCAAGCTCAACGCGCAGGTCGCGCCGATCACCGAGGCATGCCGGCGCCTGGGCGCCGTGGGTGCGGTCAAGGCCGGATTGCGACTGCAGGGCATCGACGTCGGCGACCCGCGCCTGCCCAATGTTCCGCCCAGCCCGGAGCAGATCGAGGCATTGGCTGCCGATATGCGCGCTGCCGGGGTGCTGTAG
- the thyX gene encoding FAD-dependent thymidylate synthase has protein sequence MAEIVPLRVQLIAKTDFIAPPDIDWSTDADGGPALVEFAGRACYQSWSKPNPRTATNESYLRHVIEVGHLSVLEHASATFYITGISRSCTHELIRHRHFSYSQLSQRFVPEDDSNVVLPPAVEDDPELVALLRKATDASRAAYVELLEKLESKLADVPNAVLRRKQARQAARSVLPNATETRIVVTGNYRAWRHFIAMRASEHADVEIRRLAIACLRQLTDLAPSIFGDFDIATLADGTEVAISPLVYEG, from the coding sequence GTGGCTGAGATCGTGCCGCTGCGCGTGCAGCTGATAGCGAAGACCGACTTCATCGCACCTCCGGATATCGATTGGAGCACCGATGCGGACGGCGGACCGGCGCTTGTCGAGTTCGCCGGCCGGGCCTGCTACCAAAGCTGGTCCAAGCCGAATCCGCGTACCGCCACGAACGAGAGCTACCTGCGCCATGTCATCGAGGTCGGGCACCTGTCGGTGCTCGAACACGCGTCGGCGACCTTCTACATCACCGGTATCTCGCGTTCGTGCACTCATGAGCTGATCCGCCACCGTCATTTCTCGTACTCCCAGCTCTCCCAGCGGTTCGTCCCCGAAGACGACTCGAACGTGGTGCTGCCACCCGCCGTCGAGGACGATCCCGAACTGGTGGCGCTGCTGCGTAAGGCCACCGATGCCAGCCGCGCGGCGTATGTCGAACTGTTGGAGAAGCTGGAATCCAAGCTGGCAGACGTCCCGAACGCCGTGCTGCGGCGCAAGCAGGCGCGCCAGGCCGCCCGGTCGGTATTGCCCAACGCGACCGAGACCAGGATCGTCGTCACCGGTAACTACCGCGCGTGGCGCCACTTCATCGCGATGCGGGCCAGCGAGCACGCGGACGTGGAGATTCGGCGGCTCGCCATTGCCTGTCTACGCCAGCTCACCGACCTGGCCCCGTCCATCTTCGGTGACTTCGACATCGCGACTCTGGCCGACGGCACCGAGGTCGCGATCTCCCCATTGGTCTACGAGGGATAG
- a CDS encoding YceI family protein, with product MSSWTLGPENGTLTLRTGVTGAAARMGHRLTIVMDVWTLSVDGPDQQPSSVSLVVNVDSLRVESAEGGLTPLTAPEKAMVRSNALKTLNAKRFPTVEFHAEEITKQAAGYLLRGPLTIHGVSQVVEINLAVAADGDPPRLSLTTEVSQRAYDIKPFSMAMGSLKVADVVTVSFEGHR from the coding sequence GTGAGTTCCTGGACGCTTGGACCCGAGAACGGAACCCTGACACTGCGCACCGGAGTCACCGGTGCGGCGGCGCGCATGGGGCACCGGCTGACGATCGTCATGGACGTCTGGACCCTCTCGGTCGACGGGCCCGATCAGCAGCCGTCGTCCGTCAGCCTGGTGGTGAACGTCGATTCGTTGCGGGTGGAAAGCGCTGAGGGCGGGCTGACGCCACTCACCGCGCCCGAGAAGGCCATGGTGCGGTCGAATGCGCTCAAGACGCTGAACGCCAAGCGTTTTCCCACCGTCGAGTTCCACGCCGAAGAGATCACGAAGCAGGCCGCCGGCTATCTGTTGCGCGGCCCGCTGACCATTCATGGCGTATCTCAGGTTGTCGAGATCAACCTGGCGGTCGCCGCGGACGGCGATCCCCCGCGACTGAGCCTCACCACCGAAGTCTCACAGCGCGCGTACGACATCAAGCCCTTCTCGATGGCCATGGGATCACTGAAGGTCGCTGACGTGGTCACCGTGTCGTTCGAAGGGCACCGCTGA
- a CDS encoding winged helix-turn-helix domain-containing protein, translated as MSRSALSTAQARRIAIAAQGFTDTTGVSNAPVTRAHLRKLISRIQVLQLDSVSVAVRAHYAPVFSRLGPYDRNLLDDAAWSHSARTPRLLIEYWAHEAALMSIQDWPLMRWRMREYRHGRWARKFVEENPGLVDEVLGAVAELGPCTAGQIEAYLEREAPGRKGPWWDRSETKWIAEALFSSGELTTDKRVGFSRHYQVAHKVIPADIYQREVSDEEAVLELARRAVRALGVGTEADIRDYFRLSAGQIKPALAALADAGEVEKVAVEGWSAPAYLAVGQTIPRADRGTALLCPFDPLIFFRPRVERLFDFHYRIEIYTPAPKRQYGYYVWPFLLDGQLVGRVDLKADRAAGTLNVVGAFAEEGRDPAHICGPLAGQLVSMASWLGLERVTVGKRGDLARSLSGALRTTR; from the coding sequence GTGAGCCGATCGGCCTTGAGTACCGCGCAGGCGCGACGTATCGCGATCGCGGCGCAGGGCTTCACCGATACAACCGGCGTGTCAAACGCCCCGGTGACCCGCGCGCACCTGCGCAAACTCATCTCCAGAATCCAGGTGCTGCAACTCGATTCGGTATCGGTGGCCGTACGCGCGCACTACGCGCCGGTGTTCAGCAGGCTAGGGCCCTACGACCGCAATCTGCTGGACGATGCCGCGTGGAGCCACAGCGCCCGCACACCGCGCCTGCTCATCGAGTACTGGGCGCACGAGGCGGCATTGATGTCCATCCAGGATTGGCCGTTGATGCGTTGGCGTATGCGCGAGTACCGGCACGGACGTTGGGCGCGAAAGTTTGTCGAAGAGAATCCGGGCCTCGTCGACGAGGTTCTCGGTGCGGTCGCCGAACTGGGCCCCTGCACGGCCGGCCAGATCGAGGCGTATCTGGAGCGGGAGGCGCCGGGGCGCAAAGGCCCATGGTGGGATCGCAGCGAGACCAAATGGATCGCCGAAGCACTGTTTTCCTCGGGTGAGCTGACGACCGACAAACGCGTCGGGTTCTCACGGCATTATCAGGTGGCGCACAAGGTGATTCCCGCCGATATCTACCAGCGTGAGGTGTCCGACGAAGAGGCGGTACTGGAGCTCGCGCGCCGAGCTGTGCGCGCCCTGGGCGTGGGAACCGAGGCCGATATCCGCGACTACTTCCGCCTCTCGGCCGGGCAGATCAAACCCGCGCTGGCCGCGCTCGCCGACGCGGGGGAAGTCGAGAAGGTTGCCGTCGAGGGGTGGAGCGCGCCGGCATATCTGGCTGTTGGGCAGACGATTCCGCGCGCCGATCGGGGAACGGCGCTGCTATGCCCCTTTGATCCGCTGATCTTTTTTCGCCCGAGGGTCGAGCGGCTCTTTGATTTTCACTACCGCATCGAGATCTATACGCCGGCTCCCAAACGGCAGTACGGCTACTACGTCTGGCCGTTCCTGCTCGATGGCCAACTCGTCGGCAGGGTCGACCTCAAGGCAGACCGTGCGGCCGGGACGCTCAATGTCGTCGGCGCCTTCGCCGAAGAGGGCCGAGACCCGGCGCACATCTGCGGCCCACTGGCCGGGCAGCTTGTCAGCATGGCGTCGTGGTTGGGGCTGGAACGTGTCACGGTGGGCAAGCGCGGGGACCTGGCCAGGTCGCTCAGCGGTGCCCTTCGAACGACACGGTGA
- a CDS encoding DsbA family protein, giving the protein MSLPRGGGAPRALLLAFMVLLVLTGCTRVVDGSPSAPAAAAGWGSSQGAGVTVGGAGDVAAGITVFLDFQCPFCQRFEAQYGDDITKYVTTGRLQVTYRPVSFLDRISASGDYSSRAAASLFLIKKSGATDAVILGFIGEMFRRQPVEGVGNLTNLQISEIAAGAGVTGEVLHDISSLQVSDGDRQRAEGNEQQLIAHGLGGVPGVVDSSGELIDPSDPDWLTRLVGAR; this is encoded by the coding sequence ATGAGCCTCCCGCGCGGGGGAGGCGCCCCGAGGGCGCTACTGCTGGCGTTCATGGTGCTGTTGGTGCTGACTGGCTGCACGCGCGTCGTGGACGGAAGCCCGTCGGCTCCGGCGGCAGCCGCGGGTTGGGGGAGTAGCCAGGGGGCGGGCGTGACGGTCGGCGGTGCCGGTGATGTGGCCGCCGGGATCACTGTCTTTCTCGATTTCCAGTGCCCGTTCTGCCAGCGGTTCGAGGCCCAATACGGCGATGACATCACGAAGTACGTCACCACGGGGCGGTTGCAGGTGACCTATCGGCCGGTGAGCTTTCTGGACCGGATTTCGGCCAGTGGCGACTATTCATCGCGGGCAGCGGCCTCGCTGTTTCTCATCAAGAAATCCGGTGCCACCGACGCGGTGATCCTGGGCTTCATCGGCGAGATGTTCCGCAGGCAGCCGGTCGAAGGCGTCGGAAACCTCACGAACTTGCAGATCAGTGAGATAGCGGCCGGGGCAGGGGTCACCGGTGAGGTGCTGCATGACATCTCGTCGCTTCAGGTCAGTGACGGCGATCGCCAGCGCGCCGAAGGTAACGAACAGCAGCTCATCGCGCACGGCCTGGGTGGTGTGCCGGGTGTTGTCGACAGCTCGGGCGAGCTGATCGACCCGTCCGACCCCGACTGGTTGACCCGTCTTGTGGGAGCCCGGTGA
- a CDS encoding dihydrofolate reductase yields MTGTIGLIWAQSRGGVIGADGAIPWRLPEDQARFKRITMGHTVIMGRKTWESLPASVRPLPGRPNIVLTRDALFEPDGALAVGCTDAALAASDESPWVIGGGEIYRLFLPLAQRCEVTVVDADVAGDALAPQLGDGWVVEENDWQTSESGLRYQFLSYRRADG; encoded by the coding sequence ATGACGGGGACCATCGGGCTGATTTGGGCACAATCGCGCGGCGGCGTCATCGGTGCGGATGGCGCGATCCCGTGGCGACTGCCCGAAGATCAGGCGCGCTTCAAGCGAATCACCATGGGGCACACGGTGATCATGGGTCGCAAGACCTGGGAATCGCTTCCCGCCAGTGTCCGGCCGTTGCCGGGGCGGCCCAACATCGTGCTGACCAGGGATGCGTTGTTCGAGCCGGACGGGGCGCTGGCCGTCGGGTGCACGGACGCGGCCCTGGCGGCATCTGACGAGTCGCCGTGGGTGATCGGTGGGGGCGAGATCTATCGGCTGTTCCTGCCGTTGGCGCAGCGGTGCGAGGTGACAGTGGTGGACGCCGATGTGGCGGGTGACGCTCTGGCTCCGCAGCTCGGTGACGGTTGGGTTGTCGAGGAAAATGATTGGCAGACAAGTGAATCCGGCCTGCGGTATCAGTTTTTGAGCTATCGGAGGGCCGACGGATGA